A DNA window from Ranitomeya imitator isolate aRanImi1 chromosome 2, aRanImi1.pri, whole genome shotgun sequence contains the following coding sequences:
- the LOC138662124 gene encoding gap junction beta-1 protein-like yields MNWAGLYAILSGVSRHSTGIGRIWLSVVFIFRIMVLVVAAESVWGDEKSSFTCNTEQPGCNSVCYDHFFPISHIRLWALQLIIVSTPALLVAMHVAYVQHQEKKILRLSGHNDPKELEEVKKQKVKISGTLWWTYTLSVVFRIVFEAAFMYIFYLIYPGYAMIRLVKCTAYPCPNTVDCFVSRPTEKTIFTVFMLSASGICIILNVAEVFFLIGKGCSRRSQRHGDSYRDKEHRQNEMNTLLTEEGFMKRAPGSQEKEHCATS; encoded by the coding sequence ATGAACTGGGCAGGATTATATGCCATTTTGAGTGGTGTGAGCCGCCATTCCACCGGGATTGGGCGCATATGGCTCTCTGTGGTTTTCATCTTCCGTATAATGGTGCTTGTCGTAGCCGCCGAGAGTGTCTGGGGAGACGAAAAGTCCTCATTTACCTGTAATACAGAACAGCCTGGATGTAACAGTGTTTGCTACGATCACTTCTTCCCTATCTCTCACATTCGGCTGTGGGCCCTTCAGCTCATTATCGTTTCCACGCCTGCCCTTCTTGTGGCTATGCATGTGGCTTACGTGCAGCACCAGGAGAAGAAGATTTTACGTCTGTCTGGCCACAACGATCCTAAAGAACTGGAAGAAGTGAAAAAGCAGAAGGTCAAAATCTCCGGGACCCTGTGGTGGACATATACACTGAGTGTGGTCTTCAGAATCGTCTTTGAAGCGGCCTTCATGTACATATTCTACCTCATCTACCCTGGTTATGCCATGATACGACTTGTCAAATGTACCGCATACCCCTGCCCTAACACCGTGGACTGTTTTGTATCTCGTCCCACAGAGAAAACAATCTTTACTGTCTTCATGCTCTCGGCTTCAGGTATCTGCATTATCCTAAATGTAGCTGAAGTTTTCTTCCTCATCGGGAAGGGTTGTAGCCGCAGAAGCCAGAGGCACGGGGACTCGTACCGTGATAAGGAGCACCGGCAGAACGAGATGAACACGCTCCTAACGGAAGAAGGTTTTATGAAGAGAGCACCAGGGAGCCAAGAGAAAGAACATTGTGCAACCTCCTAG